The Elgaria multicarinata webbii isolate HBS135686 ecotype San Diego chromosome 1, rElgMul1.1.pri, whole genome shotgun sequence genome has a window encoding:
- the KIAA1755 gene encoding uncharacterized protein KIAA1755 homolog isoform X1 produces the protein MDPQSLDAAVQNTLSGLFPPFDITAPTVLSQLFRVLEARYHGDGLCCLLDFLIPSKRLLEHVRQAACAPYFNRVFLHEGWPLCLHEKVAVHLSPLNPLLLRPGDFYLQAEPCGEQSACLVVKCLSRDLTTVEKIPIPEASCSLLFTKEWLEEINRDLDRPMLHTCLVATGNGIVPVPWSKIATPEFVEIAKTEGLVEPESSDSSETCCKLNSQRQDCHLAGDERRSPNGSLGPSHSKYPGLIKVDQGSWKKSTLFVLPSLCDIISENLEGEYVNLLEFSEGKKPDFSSPAKSTTLAAQQQQPQGEASPRTNKGLVWVDGDDGAATENWSCGKGPNAEEGPCTPCLRRKLNQDPKVHEPRCRYRESYVAALKNPVSFSSGLMAAILEEIDVAKQASSSESTAIQPPEGSDQAAPRILSGHPNKDEKVEEAPKLSPLRLQKSPAECPAASNKFSFLKGHRQPSSSGGGFSGPEKAGKRQEGPRKRTLMVCSPRAARAKPAAATGKGTSQADAMFSELPTPKVMESTTMSPTDALLKECLLPGSGTQELVRWESLSPELLSSGIVCLPGNTDKLGRPVVQITTNGGGAWQAPWCSAREVTRLLLYLLSLTRKQSNDPGLTVVIDARKQPPSLTLSAALGSIQKALPGSFHAVLLLAEKEAASHLEKLPGVQVELLSSLKALGRHVDSSQLTQALDGHFPYCHSEWVQFFQKMHHFVSDLTKASELLRSTTQELEQGDAPETVQAVEQQMDRHRQLMQDVLCNAQLVSLQREGGALLARLRKEAARLGFPPGVRNSITCALGLYNLVEEEVHTLVSKSNHRLEHLEFLLKIRELEAEFSKLSSWFDEQGEPELRAVGSAEDSQETTEESYRRFKEFFKEATVHYNHGLSLSKEAARVQGSKFPETGAFEAAKGAFQAKLTTFYMDMEMRGAELETSLDLYRFCDKVTQFNRDCKQCLPRWTAGANEPKSTEAREEVENSLQRLSEEFSDEKFQQMKMQAASMRNKNGLVVWREALERCQESKEILEETLAVCKEVLDGNAKDCGEKTTPFVPDPNPSSRLPGDDLCFDGASGKPKKEEELPEGNRRHEVGAVDNTSVCDSRSQEVPLCGGTGQAGEGSGEAYLDATLAQDLDEEAAESLHPTTQNPAWTLPAPTSPPNVTQVPGGCENPPSAKPPCASVPARGHRSRKREAAQYFQLSRHGSFSSEDTDSQNSTEDALGSSATLPMESPGPKGAWTQERVQGIIYLENHNTNSLGHAATQ, from the exons GACCCGCAATCTCTTGACGCCGCAGTGCAGAACACCCTTTCGGGGCTCTTCCCTCCGTTCGACATCACCGCCCCGACCGTCCTCAGCCAGCTTTTCCGAGTCCTGGAGGCCAGATACCACGGGGACGGGCTCTGCTGCCTCCTCGACTTCCTCATCCCTTCGAAGCGGCTTCTGGAGCATGTGCGGCAGGCAGCCTGC GCTCCGTACTTCAACCGCGTCTTCCTCCATgagggctggccactgtgtctcCATGAGAAAGTGGCCGTCCACCTCAGCCCGCTCAACCCACTCCTCTTGCGCCCAGGGGACTTCTACCTCCAAGCAGAGCCCTGTGGGGAGCAGTCAGCGTGTCTGGTGGTGAAATGTCTCTCCCGGGATCTGACCACCGTGGAGAAGATCCCCATCCCTGAAGCCTCGTGCTCCTTGCTCTTCACGAAAGAGTGGCTGGAGGAGATCAATCGGGACCTCGACCGGCCAATGCTGCACACTTGCCTGGTGGCCACTGGAAACGGAATCGTCCCCGTTCCATGGAGTAAAATAGCGACTCCAGAATTTGTCGAGATAGCCAAAACAGAAGGTCTGGTGGAGCCGGAATCCTCAGACAGCTCAGAGACCTGCTGCAAGTTGAATTCTCAGCGGCAGGATTGCCACCTTGCTGGAGATGAACGCAGAAGTCCTAATGGTAGTTTGGGGCCTTCTCACAGCAAGTACCCAGGCCTGATCAAGGTGGATCAAGGATCCTGGAAGAAATCCACTTTGTTCGTTTTGCCAAGTCTGTGCGATATCATTAGTGAGAACCTGGAAGGGGAATACGTGAACCTGCTGGAATTTTCTgaaggaaagaagccagactttTCTTCTCCCGCCAAGTCAACAACGTTGGCTGCTCAACAGCAACAGCCTCAAGGAGAGGCATCACCCAGGACTAACAAAGGGCTTGTTTGGGTGGACGGAGACGATGGCGCGGCAACAGAAAACTGGAGTTGTGGGAAGGGACCGAACGCAGAGGAAGGTCCCTGCACACCTTGCCTGAGGAGGAAACTGAACCAGGACCCCAAGGTCCATGAGCCAAGATGTCGGTACCGCGAGTCGTATGTGGCTGCCCTCAAGAACCCTGTCAGCTTCAGCTCGGGgttgatggcagccattttggaggAGATAGATGTAGCCAAACAGGCCTCCTCCTCAGAAAGCACAGCTATTCAGCCTCCCGAGGGGTCAGACCAAGCGGCTCCCAGAATCCTCTCTGGGCATCCAAACAAGGACGAGAAGGTGGAGGAGGCTCCCAAGCTCAGTCCCTTAAGACTTCAGAAGTCTCCTGCGGAGTGTCCGGCTGCCAGTAATAAATTCTCTTTCTTGAAGGGCCACCGTCAGCCGTCCTCCTCAGGGGGTGGCTTCTCAGGGCCAGAGAAAGCTGGCAAGAGACAGGAAGGGCCTCGGAAAAGGACCCTGATGgtttgctctcccagagcggcccGAGCAAAgcctgcagcagcaacagggaaAG GTACCAGTCAGGCTGATGCAATGTTTTCAGAACTTCCAACTCCCAAGGTCATGGAGAGCACCACCATGAGCCCAACAGACGCTCTGCTCAAGGAATGCctccttccaggatctggcaCTCAGGAGCTTGTCCGGTGGGAGTCGCTCAGTCCTGAGCTTTTATCTTCTGGGATTGTGTGTCTGCCag GGAACACAGATAAACTCGGGAGACCCGTGGTCCAGATCACCACGAATGGTGGCGGAGCGTGGCAAGCCCCCTGGTGTTCCGCCAGAGAAGTGACACGACTCCTCCTCTATCTGCTCTCCTTGACAAG GAAGCAGTCAAACGACCCGGGGCTGACGGTTGTCATCGATGCCAGAAAAcagcctccctctctcacactgTCTGCAGCCCTGGGATCCATCCAG AAGGCCTTGCCTGGCTCCTTCCATGCTGTTCTGCTATtggcagagaaggaggctgcTTCACACCTGGAGAAGTTACCTGGCGTGCAG GTGGAGCTGCTGAGCTCTCTGAAGGCTCTCGGCCGACACGTGGACAGTAGCCAGCTGACCCAGGCCTTGGACGGCCACTTCCCGTACTGCCACAGCGAGTGGGTTCAGTTCTTCCAG AAGATGCACCACTTTGTCAGCGACCTCACAAAGGCCTCGGAGTTGCTCCGAAGCACCACCCAAGAACTGGAGCAGGGGGACGCGCCGGAGACCGTGCAG GCAGTCGAGCAGCAAATGGACCGGCACCGGCAGCTCATGCAAGACGTCTTGTGCAACGCGCAGCTGGTGAGCTTGCAGAGAGAAGGCGGAGCCCTGCTTGCCAGGCTGAGGAAGGAGGCGGCCCGACTCGGCTTCCCTCCTGGCGTCCG GAACAGCATCACTTGCGCCCTGGGCCTCTACAACCTGGTGGAAGAGGAGGTCCACACGCTGGTGAGCAAATCCAACCACCGCTTGGAGCACTTGGAATTCCTGTTGAAGATCCGAGAGCTGGAGGCAGAGTTTAGCAAG CTCAGTTCGTGGTTTGATGAACAAGGAGAGCCAGAGCTCCGTGCAGTGGGGTCAGCTGAGGACAGCCAGGAGACCACCGAAGAGTCCTATCGGCGGTTTAAGGAATTCTTCAAAGAGGCCACG GTCCACTACAACCACGGTCTCTCGCTGTCGAAGGAAGCTGCCAGGGTCCAAGGGTCCAAGTTCCCTGAAACGGGGGCCTTCGAGGCCGCCAAGGGAGCTTTCCAGGCTAAGCTGACAACGTTCTACATGGACATGGAGATGAGAGGGGCTGAGCTGGAGACTTCCCTGGACCTCTACAGGTTCTGCGACAAG GTCACACAATTTAACCGTGACTGCAAGCAGTGCCTGCCCCGGTGGACAGCCGGAGCGAATGAGCCCAAGAGCACAGAAGCCCGAGAAGAGGTGGAGAACTCCCTCCAGCGGCTCTCTGAGGAGTTCTCAGACGAGAAGTTCCAGCAGATGAAGATGCAAGCTGCCAGCATGCGCAACAAAAATGGCCTCGTGGTGTGGAGAGAGGCGTTGGAGAGATGTCAAGAGAGCAAGGAAATCCTTGAAGAGACGCTGGCCGTATGCAAAGAAGTCCTGGATGGAAATGCAAAAGACTGTGGAGAGAAGACCACCCCCTTCGTGCCGGATCCTAACCCAAGTTCCCGACTCCCAGGTGACGATCTCTGCTTTGATGGAGCATCAGGGAAACCCAAGAAAGAAGAGGAACTGCCGGAGGGCAATAGAAGGCATGAGGTTGGGGCTGTGGACAACACGAGTGTCTGTGACAGTCGTTCCCAAGAGGTCCCCTTGTGTGGTGGGACAGGCCAGGCTGGGGAGGGAAGTGGGGAGGCCTATCTGGATGCCACCCTGGCTCAGGACCTGGACGAAGAGGCCGCAGAGAGTCTCCACCCAACAACTCAGAACCCTGCCTGGACTCTGCCTGCGCCCACTTCTCCCCCTAACGTTACGCAGGTGCCAGG
- the KIAA1755 gene encoding uncharacterized protein KIAA1755 homolog isoform X2, with amino-acid sequence MDPQSLDAAVQNTLSGLFPPFDITAPTVLSQLFRVLEARYHGDGLCCLLDFLIPSKRLLEHVRQAACAPYFNRVFLHEGWPLCLHEKVAVHLSPLNPLLLRPGDFYLQAEPCGEQSACLVVKCLSRDLTTVEKIPIPEASCSLLFTKEWLEEINRDLDRPMLHTCLVATGNGIVPVPWSKIATPEFVEIAKTEGLVEPESSDSSETCCKLNSQRQDCHLAGDERRSPNGSLGPSHSKYPGLIKVDQGSWKKSTLFVLPSLCDIISENLEGEYVNLLEFSEGKKPDFSSPAKSTTLAAQQQQPQGEASPRTNKGLVWVDGDDGAATENWSCGKGPNAEEGPCTPCLRRKLNQDPKVHEPRCRYRESYVAALKNPVSFSSGLMAAILEEIDVAKQASSSESTAIQPPEGSDQAAPRILSGHPNKDEKVEEAPKLSPLRLQKSPAECPAASNKFSFLKGHRQPSSSGGGFSGPEKAGKRQEGPRKRTLMVCSPRAARAKPAAATGKGTSQADAMFSELPTPKVMESTTMSPTDALLKECLLPGSGTQELVRWESLSPELLSSGIVCLPGNTDKLGRPVVQITTNGGGAWQAPWCSAREVTRLLLYLLSLTRKQSNDPGLTVVIDARKQPPSLTLSAALGSIQALPGSFHAVLLLAEKEAASHLEKLPGVQVELLSSLKALGRHVDSSQLTQALDGHFPYCHSEWVQFFQKMHHFVSDLTKASELLRSTTQELEQGDAPETVQAVEQQMDRHRQLMQDVLCNAQLVSLQREGGALLARLRKEAARLGFPPGVRNSITCALGLYNLVEEEVHTLVSKSNHRLEHLEFLLKIRELEAEFSKLSSWFDEQGEPELRAVGSAEDSQETTEESYRRFKEFFKEATVHYNHGLSLSKEAARVQGSKFPETGAFEAAKGAFQAKLTTFYMDMEMRGAELETSLDLYRFCDKVTQFNRDCKQCLPRWTAGANEPKSTEAREEVENSLQRLSEEFSDEKFQQMKMQAASMRNKNGLVVWREALERCQESKEILEETLAVCKEVLDGNAKDCGEKTTPFVPDPNPSSRLPGDDLCFDGASGKPKKEEELPEGNRRHEVGAVDNTSVCDSRSQEVPLCGGTGQAGEGSGEAYLDATLAQDLDEEAAESLHPTTQNPAWTLPAPTSPPNVTQVPGGCENPPSAKPPCASVPARGHRSRKREAAQYFQLSRHGSFSSEDTDSQNSTEDALGSSATLPMESPGPKGAWTQERVQGIIYLENHNTNSLGHAATQ; translated from the exons GACCCGCAATCTCTTGACGCCGCAGTGCAGAACACCCTTTCGGGGCTCTTCCCTCCGTTCGACATCACCGCCCCGACCGTCCTCAGCCAGCTTTTCCGAGTCCTGGAGGCCAGATACCACGGGGACGGGCTCTGCTGCCTCCTCGACTTCCTCATCCCTTCGAAGCGGCTTCTGGAGCATGTGCGGCAGGCAGCCTGC GCTCCGTACTTCAACCGCGTCTTCCTCCATgagggctggccactgtgtctcCATGAGAAAGTGGCCGTCCACCTCAGCCCGCTCAACCCACTCCTCTTGCGCCCAGGGGACTTCTACCTCCAAGCAGAGCCCTGTGGGGAGCAGTCAGCGTGTCTGGTGGTGAAATGTCTCTCCCGGGATCTGACCACCGTGGAGAAGATCCCCATCCCTGAAGCCTCGTGCTCCTTGCTCTTCACGAAAGAGTGGCTGGAGGAGATCAATCGGGACCTCGACCGGCCAATGCTGCACACTTGCCTGGTGGCCACTGGAAACGGAATCGTCCCCGTTCCATGGAGTAAAATAGCGACTCCAGAATTTGTCGAGATAGCCAAAACAGAAGGTCTGGTGGAGCCGGAATCCTCAGACAGCTCAGAGACCTGCTGCAAGTTGAATTCTCAGCGGCAGGATTGCCACCTTGCTGGAGATGAACGCAGAAGTCCTAATGGTAGTTTGGGGCCTTCTCACAGCAAGTACCCAGGCCTGATCAAGGTGGATCAAGGATCCTGGAAGAAATCCACTTTGTTCGTTTTGCCAAGTCTGTGCGATATCATTAGTGAGAACCTGGAAGGGGAATACGTGAACCTGCTGGAATTTTCTgaaggaaagaagccagactttTCTTCTCCCGCCAAGTCAACAACGTTGGCTGCTCAACAGCAACAGCCTCAAGGAGAGGCATCACCCAGGACTAACAAAGGGCTTGTTTGGGTGGACGGAGACGATGGCGCGGCAACAGAAAACTGGAGTTGTGGGAAGGGACCGAACGCAGAGGAAGGTCCCTGCACACCTTGCCTGAGGAGGAAACTGAACCAGGACCCCAAGGTCCATGAGCCAAGATGTCGGTACCGCGAGTCGTATGTGGCTGCCCTCAAGAACCCTGTCAGCTTCAGCTCGGGgttgatggcagccattttggaggAGATAGATGTAGCCAAACAGGCCTCCTCCTCAGAAAGCACAGCTATTCAGCCTCCCGAGGGGTCAGACCAAGCGGCTCCCAGAATCCTCTCTGGGCATCCAAACAAGGACGAGAAGGTGGAGGAGGCTCCCAAGCTCAGTCCCTTAAGACTTCAGAAGTCTCCTGCGGAGTGTCCGGCTGCCAGTAATAAATTCTCTTTCTTGAAGGGCCACCGTCAGCCGTCCTCCTCAGGGGGTGGCTTCTCAGGGCCAGAGAAAGCTGGCAAGAGACAGGAAGGGCCTCGGAAAAGGACCCTGATGgtttgctctcccagagcggcccGAGCAAAgcctgcagcagcaacagggaaAG GTACCAGTCAGGCTGATGCAATGTTTTCAGAACTTCCAACTCCCAAGGTCATGGAGAGCACCACCATGAGCCCAACAGACGCTCTGCTCAAGGAATGCctccttccaggatctggcaCTCAGGAGCTTGTCCGGTGGGAGTCGCTCAGTCCTGAGCTTTTATCTTCTGGGATTGTGTGTCTGCCag GGAACACAGATAAACTCGGGAGACCCGTGGTCCAGATCACCACGAATGGTGGCGGAGCGTGGCAAGCCCCCTGGTGTTCCGCCAGAGAAGTGACACGACTCCTCCTCTATCTGCTCTCCTTGACAAG GAAGCAGTCAAACGACCCGGGGCTGACGGTTGTCATCGATGCCAGAAAAcagcctccctctctcacactgTCTGCAGCCCTGGGATCCATCCAG GCCTTGCCTGGCTCCTTCCATGCTGTTCTGCTATtggcagagaaggaggctgcTTCACACCTGGAGAAGTTACCTGGCGTGCAG GTGGAGCTGCTGAGCTCTCTGAAGGCTCTCGGCCGACACGTGGACAGTAGCCAGCTGACCCAGGCCTTGGACGGCCACTTCCCGTACTGCCACAGCGAGTGGGTTCAGTTCTTCCAG AAGATGCACCACTTTGTCAGCGACCTCACAAAGGCCTCGGAGTTGCTCCGAAGCACCACCCAAGAACTGGAGCAGGGGGACGCGCCGGAGACCGTGCAG GCAGTCGAGCAGCAAATGGACCGGCACCGGCAGCTCATGCAAGACGTCTTGTGCAACGCGCAGCTGGTGAGCTTGCAGAGAGAAGGCGGAGCCCTGCTTGCCAGGCTGAGGAAGGAGGCGGCCCGACTCGGCTTCCCTCCTGGCGTCCG GAACAGCATCACTTGCGCCCTGGGCCTCTACAACCTGGTGGAAGAGGAGGTCCACACGCTGGTGAGCAAATCCAACCACCGCTTGGAGCACTTGGAATTCCTGTTGAAGATCCGAGAGCTGGAGGCAGAGTTTAGCAAG CTCAGTTCGTGGTTTGATGAACAAGGAGAGCCAGAGCTCCGTGCAGTGGGGTCAGCTGAGGACAGCCAGGAGACCACCGAAGAGTCCTATCGGCGGTTTAAGGAATTCTTCAAAGAGGCCACG GTCCACTACAACCACGGTCTCTCGCTGTCGAAGGAAGCTGCCAGGGTCCAAGGGTCCAAGTTCCCTGAAACGGGGGCCTTCGAGGCCGCCAAGGGAGCTTTCCAGGCTAAGCTGACAACGTTCTACATGGACATGGAGATGAGAGGGGCTGAGCTGGAGACTTCCCTGGACCTCTACAGGTTCTGCGACAAG GTCACACAATTTAACCGTGACTGCAAGCAGTGCCTGCCCCGGTGGACAGCCGGAGCGAATGAGCCCAAGAGCACAGAAGCCCGAGAAGAGGTGGAGAACTCCCTCCAGCGGCTCTCTGAGGAGTTCTCAGACGAGAAGTTCCAGCAGATGAAGATGCAAGCTGCCAGCATGCGCAACAAAAATGGCCTCGTGGTGTGGAGAGAGGCGTTGGAGAGATGTCAAGAGAGCAAGGAAATCCTTGAAGAGACGCTGGCCGTATGCAAAGAAGTCCTGGATGGAAATGCAAAAGACTGTGGAGAGAAGACCACCCCCTTCGTGCCGGATCCTAACCCAAGTTCCCGACTCCCAGGTGACGATCTCTGCTTTGATGGAGCATCAGGGAAACCCAAGAAAGAAGAGGAACTGCCGGAGGGCAATAGAAGGCATGAGGTTGGGGCTGTGGACAACACGAGTGTCTGTGACAGTCGTTCCCAAGAGGTCCCCTTGTGTGGTGGGACAGGCCAGGCTGGGGAGGGAAGTGGGGAGGCCTATCTGGATGCCACCCTGGCTCAGGACCTGGACGAAGAGGCCGCAGAGAGTCTCCACCCAACAACTCAGAACCCTGCCTGGACTCTGCCTGCGCCCACTTCTCCCCCTAACGTTACGCAGGTGCCAGG
- the KIAA1755 gene encoding uncharacterized protein KIAA1755 homolog isoform X3, producing MDPQSLDAAVQNTLSGLFPPFDITAPTVLSQLFRVLEARYHGDGLCCLLDFLIPSKRLLEHVRQAACAPYFNRVFLHEGWPLCLHEKVAVHLSPLNPLLLRPGDFYLQAEPCGEQSACLVVKCLSRDLTTVEKIPIPEASCSLLFTKEWLEEINRDLDRPMLHTCLVATGNGIVPVPWSKIATPEFVEIAKTEGLVEPESSDSSETCCKLNSQRQDCHLAGDERRSPNGSLGPSHSKYPGLIKVDQGSWKKSTLFVLPSLCDIISENLEGEYVNLLEFSEGKKPDFSSPAKSTTLAAQQQQPQGEASPRTNKGLVWVDGDDGAATENWSCGKGPNAEEGPCTPCLRRKLNQDPKGHRQPSSSGGGFSGPEKAGKRQEGPRKRTLMVCSPRAARAKPAAATGKGTSQADAMFSELPTPKVMESTTMSPTDALLKECLLPGSGTQELVRWESLSPELLSSGIVCLPGNTDKLGRPVVQITTNGGGAWQAPWCSAREVTRLLLYLLSLTRKQSNDPGLTVVIDARKQPPSLTLSAALGSIQKALPGSFHAVLLLAEKEAASHLEKLPGVQVELLSSLKALGRHVDSSQLTQALDGHFPYCHSEWVQFFQKMHHFVSDLTKASELLRSTTQELEQGDAPETVQAVEQQMDRHRQLMQDVLCNAQLVSLQREGGALLARLRKEAARLGFPPGVRNSITCALGLYNLVEEEVHTLVSKSNHRLEHLEFLLKIRELEAEFSKLSSWFDEQGEPELRAVGSAEDSQETTEESYRRFKEFFKEATVHYNHGLSLSKEAARVQGSKFPETGAFEAAKGAFQAKLTTFYMDMEMRGAELETSLDLYRFCDKVTQFNRDCKQCLPRWTAGANEPKSTEAREEVENSLQRLSEEFSDEKFQQMKMQAASMRNKNGLVVWREALERCQESKEILEETLAVCKEVLDGNAKDCGEKTTPFVPDPNPSSRLPGDDLCFDGASGKPKKEEELPEGNRRHEVGAVDNTSVCDSRSQEVPLCGGTGQAGEGSGEAYLDATLAQDLDEEAAESLHPTTQNPAWTLPAPTSPPNVTQVPGGCENPPSAKPPCASVPARGHRSRKREAAQYFQLSRHGSFSSEDTDSQNSTEDALGSSATLPMESPGPKGAWTQERVQGIIYLENHNTNSLGHAATQ from the exons GACCCGCAATCTCTTGACGCCGCAGTGCAGAACACCCTTTCGGGGCTCTTCCCTCCGTTCGACATCACCGCCCCGACCGTCCTCAGCCAGCTTTTCCGAGTCCTGGAGGCCAGATACCACGGGGACGGGCTCTGCTGCCTCCTCGACTTCCTCATCCCTTCGAAGCGGCTTCTGGAGCATGTGCGGCAGGCAGCCTGC GCTCCGTACTTCAACCGCGTCTTCCTCCATgagggctggccactgtgtctcCATGAGAAAGTGGCCGTCCACCTCAGCCCGCTCAACCCACTCCTCTTGCGCCCAGGGGACTTCTACCTCCAAGCAGAGCCCTGTGGGGAGCAGTCAGCGTGTCTGGTGGTGAAATGTCTCTCCCGGGATCTGACCACCGTGGAGAAGATCCCCATCCCTGAAGCCTCGTGCTCCTTGCTCTTCACGAAAGAGTGGCTGGAGGAGATCAATCGGGACCTCGACCGGCCAATGCTGCACACTTGCCTGGTGGCCACTGGAAACGGAATCGTCCCCGTTCCATGGAGTAAAATAGCGACTCCAGAATTTGTCGAGATAGCCAAAACAGAAGGTCTGGTGGAGCCGGAATCCTCAGACAGCTCAGAGACCTGCTGCAAGTTGAATTCTCAGCGGCAGGATTGCCACCTTGCTGGAGATGAACGCAGAAGTCCTAATGGTAGTTTGGGGCCTTCTCACAGCAAGTACCCAGGCCTGATCAAGGTGGATCAAGGATCCTGGAAGAAATCCACTTTGTTCGTTTTGCCAAGTCTGTGCGATATCATTAGTGAGAACCTGGAAGGGGAATACGTGAACCTGCTGGAATTTTCTgaaggaaagaagccagactttTCTTCTCCCGCCAAGTCAACAACGTTGGCTGCTCAACAGCAACAGCCTCAAGGAGAGGCATCACCCAGGACTAACAAAGGGCTTGTTTGGGTGGACGGAGACGATGGCGCGGCAACAGAAAACTGGAGTTGTGGGAAGGGACCGAACGCAGAGGAAGGTCCCTGCACACCTTGCCTGAGGAGGAAACTGAACCAGGACCCCAAG GGCCACCGTCAGCCGTCCTCCTCAGGGGGTGGCTTCTCAGGGCCAGAGAAAGCTGGCAAGAGACAGGAAGGGCCTCGGAAAAGGACCCTGATGgtttgctctcccagagcggcccGAGCAAAgcctgcagcagcaacagggaaAG GTACCAGTCAGGCTGATGCAATGTTTTCAGAACTTCCAACTCCCAAGGTCATGGAGAGCACCACCATGAGCCCAACAGACGCTCTGCTCAAGGAATGCctccttccaggatctggcaCTCAGGAGCTTGTCCGGTGGGAGTCGCTCAGTCCTGAGCTTTTATCTTCTGGGATTGTGTGTCTGCCag GGAACACAGATAAACTCGGGAGACCCGTGGTCCAGATCACCACGAATGGTGGCGGAGCGTGGCAAGCCCCCTGGTGTTCCGCCAGAGAAGTGACACGACTCCTCCTCTATCTGCTCTCCTTGACAAG GAAGCAGTCAAACGACCCGGGGCTGACGGTTGTCATCGATGCCAGAAAAcagcctccctctctcacactgTCTGCAGCCCTGGGATCCATCCAG AAGGCCTTGCCTGGCTCCTTCCATGCTGTTCTGCTATtggcagagaaggaggctgcTTCACACCTGGAGAAGTTACCTGGCGTGCAG GTGGAGCTGCTGAGCTCTCTGAAGGCTCTCGGCCGACACGTGGACAGTAGCCAGCTGACCCAGGCCTTGGACGGCCACTTCCCGTACTGCCACAGCGAGTGGGTTCAGTTCTTCCAG AAGATGCACCACTTTGTCAGCGACCTCACAAAGGCCTCGGAGTTGCTCCGAAGCACCACCCAAGAACTGGAGCAGGGGGACGCGCCGGAGACCGTGCAG GCAGTCGAGCAGCAAATGGACCGGCACCGGCAGCTCATGCAAGACGTCTTGTGCAACGCGCAGCTGGTGAGCTTGCAGAGAGAAGGCGGAGCCCTGCTTGCCAGGCTGAGGAAGGAGGCGGCCCGACTCGGCTTCCCTCCTGGCGTCCG GAACAGCATCACTTGCGCCCTGGGCCTCTACAACCTGGTGGAAGAGGAGGTCCACACGCTGGTGAGCAAATCCAACCACCGCTTGGAGCACTTGGAATTCCTGTTGAAGATCCGAGAGCTGGAGGCAGAGTTTAGCAAG CTCAGTTCGTGGTTTGATGAACAAGGAGAGCCAGAGCTCCGTGCAGTGGGGTCAGCTGAGGACAGCCAGGAGACCACCGAAGAGTCCTATCGGCGGTTTAAGGAATTCTTCAAAGAGGCCACG GTCCACTACAACCACGGTCTCTCGCTGTCGAAGGAAGCTGCCAGGGTCCAAGGGTCCAAGTTCCCTGAAACGGGGGCCTTCGAGGCCGCCAAGGGAGCTTTCCAGGCTAAGCTGACAACGTTCTACATGGACATGGAGATGAGAGGGGCTGAGCTGGAGACTTCCCTGGACCTCTACAGGTTCTGCGACAAG GTCACACAATTTAACCGTGACTGCAAGCAGTGCCTGCCCCGGTGGACAGCCGGAGCGAATGAGCCCAAGAGCACAGAAGCCCGAGAAGAGGTGGAGAACTCCCTCCAGCGGCTCTCTGAGGAGTTCTCAGACGAGAAGTTCCAGCAGATGAAGATGCAAGCTGCCAGCATGCGCAACAAAAATGGCCTCGTGGTGTGGAGAGAGGCGTTGGAGAGATGTCAAGAGAGCAAGGAAATCCTTGAAGAGACGCTGGCCGTATGCAAAGAAGTCCTGGATGGAAATGCAAAAGACTGTGGAGAGAAGACCACCCCCTTCGTGCCGGATCCTAACCCAAGTTCCCGACTCCCAGGTGACGATCTCTGCTTTGATGGAGCATCAGGGAAACCCAAGAAAGAAGAGGAACTGCCGGAGGGCAATAGAAGGCATGAGGTTGGGGCTGTGGACAACACGAGTGTCTGTGACAGTCGTTCCCAAGAGGTCCCCTTGTGTGGTGGGACAGGCCAGGCTGGGGAGGGAAGTGGGGAGGCCTATCTGGATGCCACCCTGGCTCAGGACCTGGACGAAGAGGCCGCAGAGAGTCTCCACCCAACAACTCAGAACCCTGCCTGGACTCTGCCTGCGCCCACTTCTCCCCCTAACGTTACGCAGGTGCCAGG